A genome region from Euphorbia lathyris chromosome 4, ddEupLath1.1, whole genome shotgun sequence includes the following:
- the LOC136225891 gene encoding arogenate dehydratase 2-like yields MTVSGSIHRNYDLLLRHTLHILGEVKYVVHHCLLANHGVKVEDLKRVLSHPQALAQCEHTLTSLGLVREAVDDTAGAAKHVALHQLNDAGAVASSAAAAIYGLDILAEDIQDDSDNVTRFLMLAREPIIPCNCLKV; encoded by the exons ATGACTGTTTCTGGGAGCATCCACAGAAATTATGACCTGTTACTTCGTCACACGCTGCATATCTTAGGTGAAGTTAAATATGTTGTTCACCATTGCTTACTAGCCAATCATGGTGTTAAAGTTGAAGACTTGAAGAGGGTCTTAAGTCATCCACAG GCCCTTGCTCAATGTGAGCACACTTTAACGAGTTTGGGATTGGTCAGAGAAGCAGTTGATGACACTGCTGGTGCAGCAAAG CATGTTGCACTTCACCAATTGAATGATGCAGGAGCTGTTGCTAGTTCTGCTGCTGCAGCTATTTATGGTTTGGATATATTAGCTGAAGATATTCAG GACGATTCTGATAATGTTACTCGATTCCTGATGCTGGCAAGGGAGCCAATAATTCCTTGCAATTGCCTGAAAGTTTAG